CTCAGAGACATTGAAGATATTTTATATAGCTTCCTGTCATCTACATAGAGTGAGACTTCATTGCTTGCTTTCTTGGTCAGATTGCGACTAGCACTGACATATAGGATCTCATGACTCCCGAGATATTTTGTAAGCCCAAATAGCTGTTGAGGTAAATATATATAGTGCAAGTCTTTCTTACTTGTATATAATGCCATACAATCAAACCTTGTCAAAGTTGACGTGTACCATGGCATCCCCTTGCATTTTGAGGAGCCAGAGTGGTGACGATTTTATTCAACTGAACCTTCATCTTGAAGGTGAATCTTCTTGTCAGTAATGTATGCTTAGGAATTTGATACTTTTAAGGAAAGAGTTTCTTCTACAATTAATATGGCTCCAGACAATTTAACTGTAGTTTGTGGCCTACAAATCGCTTTCCTGATTTTAGTTCTCTGCCATGGTTTTAGCATTTTTCTTTTTGGTTCATATTACAAATTGGGGGAGAGGGTGACAATAGCAAGGTCTGAACCCTGATTTTTGGGGTGCCAACAAAAGGCTTAACCATTGCTCGCTTATGCTGTTGGTGCTATGGTTTTATCATGATGTTTATACTGCCAGTTAATGCACGTGGTGTTAAAACTATGCAGATGATATTTCCATGGATGTTTGATGAAGTTAAAGCTTTGAGGCCTTTCAAAGAGGCCACTCAATTATTGGCTGAGAAGGAAGATTGGCCTCCACTGTATGATGTTACTGCATTGAACAATAACAAGGTATGAAGATTAGTATCCACATTTTCTTTTTTCCGAAAATTTCAATTCGGCCTAGTGCTttattaatttatctaaaatgcTAGCAGGTACCGGTAGCAGCTGCCGTATACTATGAGGATATGTATGTTAACTTCAAGCTGGTCAAGGAAACAGCGTCTCAGATAGCAGGAATAAGGTTATGGATAACCAATGAATACATGCATTCCGGGCTTCGGGATGGAGGTGGGCAAGTTTTTGATCACTTGATGGGGATGCTAAACGGGAAGAAGCCTTTGTTCTGAAATCAAAATTAGGGTATTGCCTGTGTACATAATGAGGAACCAAACTTTGTTCGGCACCAAGCTTGTATTTGATACGATTGTTGGGTTTCTTTGTCATAATCAGCCGCACTGGAAGTGTCTTTGTCTTATGATTGAATCCATTTGCATGTTGTGCATCTTAAGTTTTAGTTACAAAACAAGTGAAAGCATTGAGAGTAGCAAGTCTTTGATGGTAAGAGAAACTGATTTAGCTCAccaaagttaaaaaaataaaaataaaaatatgtgtaGTTGAAGCTGACATAAGACAATAGAACATACGAACAGTGTAGTCAATTGCGGGGAATTGATGAGTGACCAAATCACTAAACTCTCCCAATGGTTAAAGTACCATAAAAGTTGTCGTACAAAACAAGTGAAAGAATTGTTTCCTATGGTTTACAATGCAATACAACtcatcttcctttcttttctagAGCTGGATAGGATGCTATATCATTGTTTCAACTGTCATCAACAGTCACAATTTTTGTACATTTATATGGATTTTGATTTGATGCATTGAAAATGTATAAGTCTATGGATTGTCAAAGAATTAGATGTTGATAGATcatcaaaaatttttaaaactaagTTCATTTAGCATCATCTAGTTTACTAATAGTATATTAAGTTATACACTATCAATGCATCAACAAGGTGAAAATGCCGAAGTTAAATTGCTCTAATATAGAGAAAACTAAATTGACCTGGGATGTAGTCTCCTTGTAAAATTAAGATTTTAGGTTATTTTCTCACTTCATAAACAAAAAGGCAAATGCAGTTGGTTGGTAAGCAGAACAAATAGTCAACATGTGTAGCACTTGATTTATATGGTAACatgaaaagaaggaaagaaaatgcaTTTGCACATGTATAGGTTTTTTATACAAAGAAGATAGCTCTATAGGTTACAAATTAAGAGTTACTACAATGTTAAATGTAAACTAAATTCTTCAGGTTATATACGTATATGAGTTTATATATGCATGCTTTGGTGATAACGTGTCGACTATTACTTGAGGGAGGGGAGAGGGGCAGTTGAACAGAAGTAGGTGAGATGTTGTTGGGTGCTAGAGAAAGGAATTACAACTTAAAAAGACCTTAGCAATTAGCCTCCTCCCTCTCCCAAATTTAACTCTTATCAAACACTTCTCCTCTTCTGTGTTGTACTTGTAGGGTGGGGGCAGTCCAACCTCTTTACCTTCCACTATTTTCCTCTCCCTTTTAAACTTCATTTCTTAATCATTCTCAGTTCCTTTATCTCTCACTTTCTCACAGATGGATGGCCAAGAAAGTAACCCACCGCCGCCCTTACTATCACCCCTTAATGTTCCTTTCCTCTTCCCAACTTCACTTCCCTCCTCCTCCTTGCATCCTCCTTTACAAACTCAAAATATTCTCCCCGATATCGATTGGGTTAGCCTCCTCTCCGGTCATGAGAATAAGCTAATGATTGAAAGCGGTTCTAATAATTTAATGTCTGAGAATGGAGTCGATCATCATCAGGATGCCAAGGGCGCCAATATGGATAAGAGGAAAGGCAGTAAGATAAAAAAGACAAGCCGACCTAGGTTTGCTTTCCAAACCAGGAGTGAAGATGACATTTTGGACGACGGTTACAGGTGGAGAAAGTATGGTCAAAAAGCTGTGAAGAATAGCATACATCCAAGGTTTGTCTCTCTTACATGTACGTTGCATGGCATGCATGTTTATTCTTAACTTTTGATGCATTATATGATCGAAGTCGAACGTACTGCAGCTAAAATTTTAGCATGCATATGTTATTAAACCTATTATATACGCTGGTTTCAATCTGCTGTTAACCGATTTATTGCCATAATTAATTTACGTGTATTAATATTCTACGAGAATGGATTGTACGAAATTGTGATTCTACGTTATTTCTATCCCTTTCTAATAAGAGAATAACAAATCAGATTTTTCCtcatgatttttaataattttagttgaatttaatttttttcgggAGGAAAAATCTAATTTGTCATTTTCTTATTGAAAATGAATAGGAATAATGTAGAATtacagtttcatacaatcctttctcatATTCTACAACGTGTAATAAGACTTGGGGAAGCCTTTTCAAGATATTCTTAACATCCATTTTTAAGTTTAGGGTTGGAAACTCTGACCAGCCAATCCTACTTTTTAAATATACTTTAAGTTGATCTGaatttaatttcctttatttttattttaagaaatttagTAATTTTGTTTTTTAGATTAAAATATAAATcagttgttaatattattaaatttttcttttaaatttaagtttattacATCATTTTATTACATGATTatcaagtgagtatttttatttaaaaattacaatccatcaatttattaaaagaattttgATATTAACAATAATTACttctaaattttgaattttaaaaataaaagatgaaatttctaaaatataagttgagagactaaattctaaatgtaTGCTATtcaaaattaaatctaaaaaaattaaattcctaaattaagggataaaattttaaatgtacTGTAAAAGAGCccaaaattattataataattataatacatgatgcatatataaatattatagaaaactcttttctattcttttgtatctagcaaaaaaaaaaagttaaaatataattttaccattaatTCTTTAAACTATAATGTAATAGTTGAGACAATATGTATGAGGCACACTTGATTAAATAATGTAATATTAGTTTAAATTATGATATGGACGTATTTACCCCACCGATTATAGTTTAATTTGGAACGTTGTGTTAACGATTGTATGGACAAAGTTAAAGACTTTATAATTTATGTgggtttatttttcaaattttaattgttaAGTTAATTATTCAGTTCAATATTTGTAATGATTAATTCTCATTGtaattattgatataattgtAACTAAAAAACCTTAGTAATAAATAGGATATAAAATCAAATTAGGCTAAATCCAACACTTTGAATTAAGTTACAATAAATCTATTAAAAATACCGTCAtatcatttatttaaatttatattataagattaacagttttttcaatggtttcaaaaataactattttcctcgttttatagaaaaaaattacatttttaaataCAAGAATCAAAATATAACCGGGTACATATAGTACAAAAGACATGTAAAATACTTTACCATATAAATATTTGGGcagttttaatttattatatttattaatttaaatatattggaGTTATTAATCCGATAattcattataattatttttaaaaaattctctaAAATGTGTATACATCCATATTCATGCAGTAATTCTTATAGGTTTTGGCGATGTCTAGAACCCAAAACCATAATGAAATAACAACCTTTTTTTAATAAATAGGAAAAGGTTATCATATATTTAAATgatattgtttttttttctaatatttaaaaaaaaaaaatgaaggagCTATTATCGGTGCACGCATCACACATGCAATGTGAAGAAACAGGTTCAAAGGCTGTCCAAAGACACCAGCATCGTGGTGACTACTTACGAAGGAATTCACAACCATCCCTGTGAAAAGCTTATGGAAACCCTAACTCCTCTTCTCAGGCAAATGCAATTCCTTTCTagcttttaatttcatgtttgctGTGATATCAATTAAGCTTTCTGTTCTTCTCATACACATAAACtgcttttcttttccatttttatttgcATGTAAAATTTGGAGTATAGAATCAATTGTAATAAACTTATTTCGTCTTCTGTTTTCACTAATGTTGTTCTTCAATCTTTGGGTATTCACGTCATCAGTGGGTTGACGTTGTAATGAAAACACAGCCCAAGCCCAGCCTATACCTCAGCTCGTCTGCTTCATACCAACTTGGGCCGGGCCGGTTATATATGAATTAGGCATAATATCATATCCCTTAACGTtacatttttttatcaatttagccctttttctttttctttagctAAATTTGGTCCTCAACCTTTAAAAAGAAGTCATATTTGATCATTAATCTTTCAAACAAAGTTGAATTGTTGTTTTTCTAACaaaaattatgaataaaatattaaattttaaacatgacaGCCCACATAGTAATCCACAAGTATTTCATGCCTTTTTTTTAtgaacttttataattttataattttaatttttttgtattttttgtatcttttatataaaatctttaaatgaataaaatattatttaaaataaattaagtgactagaaataaatatttatatacaaTTTTTATCACTTCACCTTAGGAGTGAGCATTCAATTGAATCAAGtcaaattaaatgaaaatttttgagtTAATTGAGTTGACAAGTctcattttatcatcctaatttgatttgaattttttttgaatcaaGTCGAATCAAATAGAGTGAAATTGTtctagttaaatttttaaaaaatgtcaaattaaaatcttgttataatataactaattctatgttagagcacataaatttaaaaccatatatatatatatatagatatatatatatatatatatatatttgaaaactctttcaaaacaaaataaaaggaaaaataagatattttagtatgataaacttgaataattaatttacttatttaggtcccaaaattatttttattttttaaaaattgtttaacctttttatatattctttagaaaaaattagaattttaattttttaatttttaaaaaatatttttttgaaatttttataaatattttaaattttaaaagaaattttaaaaattattttgattttttgttgaaagagaccaatttgttcattttcaaaattgacaacGACTAAAAGGATATTACACTAATttttatttgagttattcaagttatttgaattgtaaaatttaacttgaCTCGAACTTAAATAAATTGAgttgaattaaaaaaattgaataccttaattcgattaactcaaaattcgaaaaaaaattaattttttttagaggTTACTCATATAAAGGCTAAACATTTGCATAAATGCTCAAATAAGGGTTTTTCACGTACTTAAACCTAATTTGGAGAAAAAATTAGGTAAATGGTGATGTGTTTAAAATAAAACACATAATACTTGAATAAAATATTgctttaaaagaaaagaaaacagttTGAACATAAGTTTAAACTTGATATACAATATTTGAGAAGTTATATTTAAAcactttagaaaaattttgacCCTTATTTGAATACTTTAAAAAAATATGAGGtccttattttaacattttagaaaATTTGACCACATTTAAACACTAGACATTTATTTGACTAGTCTGaaaattttaatctttaattccTAAAAAGTTAAACCCTAATTTAAGTATTTGCCCTAAAAAGTTGTATATATTTCTTTTTCACGTAACGAGTGAAACATGTGTAAggagagaaagaaaggaaaagtaAAGGATAAGGAGCCGACAGCAGAGGTCTCCATCCACGGAAATACCACCTCCTCTACGCGTCTAATTCTACTCGCCCATCCACCCTCTTACGTGTTCCCAATGAAGCGATCCACCTATAACGTTCATTTACACGTGGCACCAACCCAGATGCCTCCTCCGCTCTATATAAGTAAATGGAAAAAATGGAGCATTGGCGAAGCTTATCCTCAGATTGTATCCTAGAATATATCAAAACCCTCCAAAAAAGACTTTGTACGGAATGTCGCAGTTGTTGGAGAAGGCGAAGGACTTCGTGGTGGATAAGGTGGCCAACATAAAGAAGCCGGAGGCTAGTGTCTCGGACGTTGATCTGAAACATGTGAGCCGTGAGTGCGTCGAGTATGGCGCTAAGGTCTCTGTCTCCAACCCCTACAGCCATTCCATCCCCATTTGTGAGATCTCTTACAATTTCAAAAGTGCTGGAAGGTAATATTCCCTCTTCCTCCGtcttctttgtttattttgtttgaattatTGATTTTGATTATATGTGTAATTTGGGGACAGAGGGATAGCATCAGGGACAATACCAGACCCGGGGTCATTGAAAGCCAGCGACACAACGATGCTGGACGTGCCAGTGAAGGTACCGTATAACATCTTAGTAAGCTTGGTAAAGGATATTGGTGCAGATTGGGACATTGACTATGAATTGGAATTGGGTCTCACCATTGATCTTCCTATCGTGGGGAACTTCACTATCCCTCTCTCTCAGAAAGGAGAG
This is a stretch of genomic DNA from Gossypium arboreum isolate Shixiya-1 chromosome 11, ASM2569848v2, whole genome shotgun sequence. It encodes these proteins:
- the LOC108465157 gene encoding probable WRKY transcription factor 43, which translates into the protein MDGQESNPPPPLLSPLNVPFLFPTSLPSSSLHPPLQTQNILPDIDWVSLLSGHENKLMIESGSNNLMSENGVDHHQDAKGANMDKRKGSKIKKTSRPRFAFQTRSEDDILDDGYRWRKYGQKAVKNSIHPRSYYRCTHHTCNVKKQVQRLSKDTSIVVTTYEGIHNHPCEKLMETLTPLLRQMQFLSSF
- the LOC108465153 gene encoding late embryogenesis abundant protein Lea14-A: MSQLLEKAKDFVVDKVANIKKPEASVSDVDLKHVSRECVEYGAKVSVSNPYSHSIPICEISYNFKSAGRGIASGTIPDPGSLKASDTTMLDVPVKVPYNILVSLVKDIGADWDIDYELELGLTIDLPIVGNFTIPLSQKGEIKLPTLSDIF